Proteins from a single region of Palaemon carinicauda isolate YSFRI2023 chromosome 1, ASM3689809v2, whole genome shotgun sequence:
- the LOC137645322 gene encoding cuticle protein 8-like isoform X1 — protein sequence MCFDFIKIWTRRCVDMKTAVIFMGMLVGLALGAPQYNYDIPQSPSTLYETPAESVQEPVQLYETPQETIQEPVQLYEAPSNTILIAEPQNIVPNIVSPPSAPMEGMPYDFTWGVEDTESGNTFSHVENSDGQRTEGEYRVLLPDGRLQIVRFFDNGEGFNAEVIYEK from the exons ATGTGTTTCGACTTTATCAAGATTTGGACTCGACGTTGTGTTGATATGAAAACA GCCGTCATCTTCATGGGTATGCTCGTGGGCCTGGCCCTCGGCGCCCCTCAGTACAACTACGACATCCCTCAATCCCCTTCCACGCTGTACGAGACCCCTGCCGAGtccgtgcaagagcccgtgcagcTGTATGAAACGCCCCAAGAGACCATTCAGGAACCCGTGCAGTTGTACGAGGCTCCTTCTAACACCATCCTGATTGCTGAGCCTCAAAATATCGTTCCCAACATTGTCAGTCCT cCAAGTGCCCCCATGGAAGGCATGCCCTACGACTTCACCTGGGGAGTCGAGGACACCGAGAGCGGCAACACCTTCAGCCACGTCGAAAACAGCGACGGCCAGAGGACCGAAGGAGAATATAGGGTGCTTCTTCCCGACGGACGCCTTCAG ATTGTTCGCTTCTTCGACAACGGCGAAGGATTCAACGCTGAAGTCATCTACGAAAAGTAA
- the LOC137645322 gene encoding cuticle protein 8-like isoform X2 encodes MVSKAVIFMGMLVGLALGAPQYNYDIPQSPSTLYETPAESVQEPVQLYETPQETIQEPVQLYEAPSNTILIAEPQNIVPNIVSPPSAPMEGMPYDFTWGVEDTESGNTFSHVENSDGQRTEGEYRVLLPDGRLQIVRFFDNGEGFNAEVIYEK; translated from the exons ATGGTATCTAAG GCCGTCATCTTCATGGGTATGCTCGTGGGCCTGGCCCTCGGCGCCCCTCAGTACAACTACGACATCCCTCAATCCCCTTCCACGCTGTACGAGACCCCTGCCGAGtccgtgcaagagcccgtgcagcTGTATGAAACGCCCCAAGAGACCATTCAGGAACCCGTGCAGTTGTACGAGGCTCCTTCTAACACCATCCTGATTGCTGAGCCTCAAAATATCGTTCCCAACATTGTCAGTCCT cCAAGTGCCCCCATGGAAGGCATGCCCTACGACTTCACCTGGGGAGTCGAGGACACCGAGAGCGGCAACACCTTCAGCCACGTCGAAAACAGCGACGGCCAGAGGACCGAAGGAGAATATAGGGTGCTTCTTCCCGACGGACGCCTTCAG ATTGTTCGCTTCTTCGACAACGGCGAAGGATTCAACGCTGAAGTCATCTACGAAAAGTAA